One Panthera leo isolate Ple1 chromosome Y unlocalized genomic scaffold, P.leo_Ple1_pat1.1 chrY_random_Un_scaffold_79, whole genome shotgun sequence DNA window includes the following coding sequences:
- the LOC122212824 gene encoding testis-specific Y-encoded protein 1-like, whose product MEGGSQETRARGHTVFLDATEAPHDDGVGARMPRSAQEYPVRRETEVSGRREDLKLLVDNIISVAELLGLVEEGVEAAATEIHVLADEKDDQRKHEEDEGQAGEQDNYVEEGQEEEEEEEDEEEQDHKRSRRRRSRRRNRNRRIRTGGLTKGAEREGGGSGAERLGGGWGRVKGSCGAGSGGAGATGFTRRAAGGRGKAGKGGEGRDGAGARRAGAEEQEKEEPKWKEQGGWCLGNAQELHVKQEEETQMSASLHPFLSLLEALQTEVQPLNTHASREDSQLKPSIWQRRQRHLQQRSALIQGIRGFWAKAFVNHPQMSALISKPDESMLRHMTNLKVEEHKFPRECRKILLFFGKNSYFQNEVVTKEYVLGLDGYRASHSSPIQWYPRYRQEAYRRRHDNSSLNFFNWFSDHSFAGSSRIAEIIIEDLWPNPLPYFKMKEAPGERTERERGICTILRRV is encoded by the exons ATGGAAGGCGGTAGTCAAGAGACCCGGGCTCGAGGGCATACAGTATTCCTGGACGCGACTGAGGCGCCACACGACGATGGTGTCGGGGCCAGAATGCCCCGAAGTGCACAAGAATATCCGGTCCGACGTGAGACAGAGGTGTCCGGCCGAAGGGAGGATTTGAAGCTGCTGGTGGACAACATAATATCGGTGGCGGAGCTGTTGGGCCTGGTGGAGGAGGGAGTTGAGGCGGCGGCCACAGAAATACACGTTCTTGCAGATGAGAAGGATGACCAGAGGAAGCATGAGGAAGACGAGGGACAGGCGGGGGAGCAGGATAATTATgtagaggagggacaggaggaggaagaggag gaggaggacgaggaggagcaGGATCATAAGAGaagtaggaggaggagaagtaggaggaggaacaggaacaGAAGGATTAGGa caggaggccttacaaaaggagcagaaagagaagggggaggatcAGGAGCAGAGAGAttaggaggaggatggggaagagTTAAGGGAAGTTGCGGAGCAGGAAGCGGGGGAGCAGGGGCAACAGGATTTACAAGAAGAGCTGCAGGAGGAAGAGGCAAagctgggaaaggaggagaaggaagagatggagCTGGGGCACGAAGAGCAGGAGctgaggagcaggagaaggaggaacCAAAGTGGAAGGAGCAAGGTGGCTGGTGCCTGGGGAACGCACAGGAGCTGCACgtgaagcaggaggaagagacgCAGATGAGTGCAAGCCTACATCCTTTCCTGTCCTTGCTCGAGGCTCTTCAGACGGAGGTGCAGCCCTTGAATACACATGCCAGCCGGGAGGACTCTCAACTCAAACCCAGCATATGGCAGAGGCGGCAGCGTCATCTGCAGCAGAGAAGTGCCCTTATCCAGGGCATCCGTGGTTTCTGGGCCAAGGCT TTTGTGAACCACCCTCAGATGTCAGCCCTGATTAGTAAGCCCGATGAAAGCATGCTTCGCCACATGACCAATTTGAAG GTGGAGGAACACAAGTTTCCCAGGGAATGCCGGAAGATCCTGCTGTTTTTTGGCAAGAACTCCTACTTCCAGAATGAAGTCGTTACGAAGGAGTATGTCCTAGGCCTTGATg GGTATAGGGCGTCTCATTCCAGTCCCATCCAGTGGTACCCAAGGTACAGACAGGAGGCCTACAGACGCAGGCATGACAACAGCAGCCTCAACTTCTTCAACTGGTTCTCTGACCACAGCTTTGCCGGCTCTAGCAGGATTGCTGAG ATAATCATAGAGGATCTTTGGCCCAACCCCCTGCCGTATTTCAAGATGAAGGAGGCCCCAGGAGAGAGAACTGAGAGGGAAAGAG GGATATGCACGATCTTGAGAAGAGTATGA